One Leuconostoc mesenteroides subsp. mesenteroides ATCC 8293 genomic window, ATGTGGCTTATTCTATCGATAATGGTGTGACCTATCAACCTTATTCTGACGGAGCTATTATGTCTGCATCATCTGCAAAAGCTCACTTTAGAGATCCATACGTCTTTTTCAATAAAGAAACGAAAAAAATGACGATGTATCTTGCTGAAGACGATAAAATTGGTGTTTATACTAGTGGCGATGGTAAAAACTTCAACTATGTAGGTGCTACACCATTGAACAGCGGTGCTTTAAATGGTAAGGATCTGGGATTGATTGAATGCCCAAATCTAAAAACAATGTGTGATACAACTACGGGGACAACTAAAACGGTGATGTTTTTCGGTGCTAATGGCTACAATTACGGTCAGACCAGTGGTTCTTATTATATGGTTGGGCACCTTGATGATAATGGTGTATTTGTTGCTGAACAGCAACCAAAGCGTGTTGATGATGGTTCAGATTATTATGCTAGTAACTATTTTCAAACATCGGATAACACGAATATATTGTCAATTGGTTGGTTAGGTAATTGGGGGTATTCATGTAAAAAAATAGTTGATGCGAATAATGAACAATCATATAAGTTGGGATCATTATCGTTAGCGCACCAATTGAATTTAACCAAAGTTAATGGTGAGTACACAATGGCATCTTCACTGGTTAAGCCCTATGATAGTTTGACAAAAACAGTTAAAGATACGATTAATACAAGTCAATTATCTAAAGATAACGATGGCTATTATCAACTATTGGATACCCAACGCTGGACAAGTCAAAACTTCTATTTACAAATGACAAATAAAAAGAAGGAAACTGTCTGTGGAAACATTCATTTGTCATTCAAGCAAAAGGATTCAACCGTTGACTTAAATTATAATGCAGATACCGGATATTACACGGTATCACGACAAACAAAAAATATCGCTGATAGTGATGCAAATACTGAATATAATAAAAAATTTGTCGAACAAAGCGGTGTCGTTAATCCAAATGTCTTCAAGCTACATGTATACACGGATAAAACAAGTGTTGAGTTTGAATTTGAAAATAGCGGACGTACTTATTCATTATTAAAGTATTCGACAGAAGAAAATTTATTATTTAATATTGAAACTGACAGTGAGAACGACTTGTTTTATTCGATGAGCAATATTGATAATAAATAATCTTTGCTAATTAGCAGCATTTTTAACTAAATAAAAAAGCACGTAGAACTTTTAGCTGGTGAATTTGGCTAAAAGTTTTTTATCTTTTTGACTAGTAACAACATAAAATACGTGCAAAAACTGGTTCATAAGAAATTACTATACTTAAGTGATATATCAACGTGTGTTACACTTAATATAGATAAATATAAGATGGGACATTAAGATGACCAATAAAAAACTATTACTTGTTGATGGTAATTCGCTGGCTTTTAGAGCTTTTTATGCGATGTACAATCAGTTAGATCGTATGATCTCGCATGAAGGATTGCATACAAATGCATTAGTGGCTTTTAATAACTTTTTAGATAAAATTGTAGATCCAATGGCTCCAGATTTAGCATTAGTGGCTTGGGATGCTGGTTCTGGAAAAGAAACGCATCGTGGGAAGTTATTTCCTGAATATAAGGATGGCCGTTCTAAAGTACCAGAGGAATTTAAAGAACAGTTTCCATATTTACGTGAAATGGTTATGTTGCATGGATTGCGGAATTATGAACAGGCTGGATTAGAAGCTGACGATATCATTGGAACTTATTCACGTATGGGTGAAGCAGCAGGATATTCTGTCATTATTGTAACTGGCGATCAAGATTTGACGCAATTAGCCACGGAAAACGTTACTGTAAACGTGACTAAAAAAGGTGTAACAGATATTGAAAGCTATACACCAGCTTATATAAAAGAAAAATTTGGGCTTACACCGGCTCAAATCATTGATAAGAAGGCGTTGACGGGCGATACATCTGATAATTACCCTGGTGTTACAAAGGTCGGTGAAAAGACAGCATTAAAACTTCTTGCCGAATATAATAACATTGATAATTTGTATGATAATATCGATAAACTGAAGCAGTCAAAAATGAAGGACAATTTGATCAATGATCGTGAATTAGCCTTCCAAGCACGTGAATTAGCTACAATTTTAACTGATGCTAACTTACCTTTACCGCTTGAAGAAATGGAATATAGAGGTGTCGATTTTGAGAAGATTATTCCATTCTATGAAAATTTGGATTTCAAACAACATTTAGCGAAAATAAAAGCATTACGTAAATCTGGGCAGCTTGAGAATACAAAAGAATTTGACAATGGTATAAATTTTGTCGAATTA contains:
- a CDS encoding glycoside hydrolase family 32 protein, producing the protein MTFTRLLRVAGAVFSLFFISTSPVLAGTVTSNEYQQYYHHNIEQGLMNDVQSIWQDSSGYYHIYYLADLNYKHDDDGTEWYHVKTKDFVHYEKLGIAIPKFQNKWEAVATGSVIKNTNKFFSDLPKKAIIAYFTSYTPTGQKQYVAYSIDNGVTYQPYSDGAIMSASSAKAHFRDPYVFFNKETKKMTMYLAEDDKIGVYTSGDGKNFNYVGATPLNSGALNGKDLGLIECPNLKTMCDTTTGTTKTVMFFGANGYNYGQTSGSYYMVGHLDDNGVFVAEQQPKRVDDGSDYYASNYFQTSDNTNILSIGWLGNWGYSCKKIVDANNEQSYKLGSLSLAHQLNLTKVNGEYTMASSLVKPYDSLTKTVKDTINTSQLSKDNDGYYQLLDTQRWTSQNFYLQMTNKKKETVCGNIHLSFKQKDSTVDLNYNADTGYYTVSRQTKNIADSDANTEYNKKFVEQSGVVNPNVFKLHVYTDKTSVEFEFENSGRTYSLLKYSTEENLLFNIETDSENDLFYSMSNIDNK